The Achromobacter deleyi genome has a window encoding:
- a CDS encoding NAD(P)-dependent oxidoreductase → MAKVGMVGIGLMGHGIASNLVKHGHSLTVLEHPGNQPLDALKAAGAASVTDGAALAAQSDVIILCVTGSPQVEAVLLSAGGLLEGLRPGTIIIDCSTAIPSSTIKVAQVVIDSGGRFLDAPMTRTPKEAAEGRLNLLVGGDAALFEECKPLLACFAENITHAGPIGAGHRMKLLHNYVSLGVVALLSEAAACALRSDIDPAVFADVLSKGGGGGVALERIKPYLLEQDPSSLRFFMSNAQKDLSYYNTMAAETGAVREIGAAVQHTFDQAVTQGGGDRYVPELVSLLKDR, encoded by the coding sequence ATGGCGAAAGTCGGCATGGTTGGTATCGGCCTCATGGGCCACGGTATTGCAAGCAATCTGGTCAAGCATGGTCATTCCCTGACCGTGCTTGAACATCCGGGCAACCAGCCCCTGGATGCGCTGAAAGCCGCGGGCGCGGCCAGCGTGACCGACGGCGCCGCGCTGGCCGCCCAGTCGGATGTGATCATTCTCTGCGTTACCGGCAGCCCGCAGGTCGAAGCCGTGCTGCTGTCGGCCGGCGGCTTGCTGGAGGGCTTGCGGCCCGGCACCATCATCATCGACTGCTCCACCGCCATCCCCTCGTCCACCATCAAGGTGGCCCAGGTGGTGATCGACAGCGGCGGCCGCTTCCTGGACGCGCCCATGACGCGCACGCCGAAGGAAGCCGCCGAAGGCCGGCTGAACCTGCTGGTGGGCGGCGACGCCGCCCTCTTCGAGGAATGCAAGCCGCTGCTGGCCTGCTTTGCGGAGAACATCACGCACGCCGGCCCGATCGGCGCCGGCCACCGCATGAAGCTGCTGCACAACTATGTGTCGCTGGGCGTGGTTGCCCTGCTGTCGGAAGCCGCGGCTTGCGCGCTGCGTTCCGACATCGATCCGGCCGTGTTCGCCGACGTGCTGTCCAAGGGCGGCGGCGGCGGCGTGGCGCTGGAGCGCATCAAGCCGTACCTGCTGGAACAGGACCCGTCCTCGCTGCGCTTCTTCATGTCGAACGCGCAGAAGGACCTGTCCTACTACAACACCATGGCCGCGGAAACCGGCGCCGTGCGCGAGATCGGCGCAGCGGTGCAGCACACCTTCGACCAGGCCGTCACGCAGGGCGGCGGCGACCGCTACGTGCCGGAACTGGTGTCGCTGCTGAAGGACCGCTAG
- a CDS encoding thiolase codes for MSRSYRGAIAVLGTGMAGLGDCGGRSEQEIIAQAAHRAVAASGLKMQDIDGIITSSLTSPWWVMRMSEYLGIRPRFSDSTMFGGSSFIADLKIAAMAIEAGQCDHVLVCYGANPRSAPSSTQINQMRAALDPQPYEHPYKPFNPVTSYALAAARHMHQYGTTRRQLAEVAVAARKWAQLNPDAFLRTPLTIDEVLSAKMISDPLTVRDCCLVTDGAGAFVVTRADRARDLHPRPIYVLGTGHAHWHRQISCMSDVTVTPAVDSGRAAFAEAGLTPADIDLVELYDAFTINPILFLEDLGFCDKGEGGAFIGGGRIEPGGDLPMNTNGGGLSFTHPGMYSIFLVIEAVAQLRREAGERQVKRADVALVHGNGGVLSSQATAILSHSL; via the coding sequence ATGAGCCGGAGTTATCGCGGCGCAATCGCAGTCCTGGGCACGGGCATGGCCGGACTGGGCGATTGCGGGGGCCGCAGCGAGCAGGAAATCATCGCGCAGGCGGCGCATCGCGCCGTGGCCGCCAGCGGCTTGAAGATGCAGGATATCGACGGCATCATCACCTCCAGCCTGACATCGCCCTGGTGGGTGATGCGGATGTCGGAATACCTGGGCATCCGGCCACGCTTCTCCGACAGCACGATGTTCGGCGGCTCTTCGTTCATCGCCGACCTGAAGATCGCGGCGATGGCCATCGAGGCCGGCCAGTGCGACCACGTGCTCGTGTGCTACGGAGCCAACCCGCGCAGCGCGCCCAGCAGCACGCAGATCAACCAGATGCGCGCGGCGCTGGACCCGCAGCCCTACGAACACCCGTACAAGCCCTTCAATCCGGTGACCAGCTATGCGCTGGCGGCGGCCCGCCACATGCACCAGTACGGCACCACGCGGCGCCAGCTGGCCGAGGTCGCGGTGGCGGCGCGCAAATGGGCGCAACTCAACCCGGACGCCTTCCTGCGCACGCCGCTCACGATAGATGAGGTGCTGAGCGCGAAGATGATCTCGGATCCCCTGACCGTGCGCGACTGCTGCCTGGTGACCGACGGGGCGGGCGCCTTCGTGGTGACGCGGGCCGACCGCGCGCGCGACCTGCATCCCCGGCCCATCTACGTGCTGGGCACCGGCCACGCACACTGGCACCGCCAGATCTCCTGCATGTCCGACGTCACCGTCACGCCCGCCGTGGATTCAGGCCGGGCCGCGTTCGCCGAGGCCGGCCTGACGCCCGCCGACATCGATCTGGTCGAACTCTACGACGCCTTCACCATCAACCCCATCCTGTTCCTTGAAGACCTGGGCTTTTGCGACAAAGGCGAGGGCGGCGCGTTCATCGGCGGCGGGCGCATCGAGCCGGGCGGCGATCTGCCGATGAACACCAACGGCGGCGGCTTGTCGTTCACGCACCCCGGCATGTACAGCATTTTCCTGGTGATCGAAGCCGTGGCGCAGTTGCGCCGGGAGGCGGGCGAGCGCCAGGTGAAGCGCGCCGATGTGGCGCTGGTGCATGGCAACGGCGGTGTGCTGTCCAGCCAGGCCACGGCCATTCTTTCCCATAGCCTGTGA
- a CDS encoding 3-oxoacid CoA-transferase subunit A, whose protein sequence is MMNKTVNCAAQAVADIPDGATVLVSGFGLSGQPVDLLDALVEQGARDLTVVCNNSGSHDSGLARLIRLGRVRKLIASYPRGAESQAFESAYAEGRIDYECVPQGTLAERLRAAGSGLGGFFTPTGYGTLLAEGKETRVIKGVGYVFEEPLPADYALVKAHCADPLGNLVYRKAGRNFGPLMCMAAATAIVQVHALAEVGGLDPEHVVTPGIFVQRVLRIPDAKLAGVLQ, encoded by the coding sequence TTGATGAACAAGACCGTGAACTGCGCCGCGCAGGCCGTGGCGGATATCCCCGACGGCGCCACCGTGCTGGTCAGCGGCTTCGGCCTGTCGGGCCAGCCCGTGGACCTGCTCGACGCGCTGGTGGAGCAGGGCGCGCGCGACCTGACCGTGGTGTGCAACAACAGCGGCAGCCACGACAGCGGCCTGGCCCGGCTGATCCGGCTGGGGCGCGTGCGCAAGCTGATCGCCTCGTATCCTCGCGGCGCCGAGTCCCAGGCGTTTGAATCCGCTTACGCCGAAGGCCGGATCGATTACGAATGCGTGCCCCAAGGCACGCTCGCCGAGCGGCTGCGCGCGGCCGGATCGGGCCTGGGCGGCTTCTTCACACCCACCGGCTACGGCACGCTGCTGGCCGAAGGCAAGGAGACGCGCGTCATCAAGGGCGTGGGCTATGTGTTCGAGGAACCGCTGCCGGCGGACTACGCGCTGGTGAAAGCCCATTGCGCGGATCCGCTGGGCAATCTCGTCTATCGCAAGGCGGGGCGCAATTTCGGGCCGCTGATGTGCATGGCGGCGGCGACCGCCATCGTCCAGGTGCATGCGCTGGCGGAGGTGGGCGGCCTGGATCCGGAGCACGTCGTCACGCCCGGCATATTCGTGCAGCGCGTGCTGCGCATACCCGATGCCAAACTGGCCGGAGTCCTGCAATGA
- a CDS encoding Zn-ribbon domain-containing OB-fold protein, which produces MPHTATEPASSAERHYFEQLAQGRFMIPQCQACARHHFYPRVVCPHCGADTLRWTEPSGLGEVYSTTVVRSKAGDYTVCLVDLAEGPRLMSRVVDMPADAVHIGQPVRARIDTVDGEPLLVFVAHSGERA; this is translated from the coding sequence ATGCCGCACACCGCAACCGAGCCGGCGTCCAGCGCCGAGCGCCACTATTTCGAGCAGCTCGCGCAGGGCCGCTTCATGATTCCGCAATGCCAGGCCTGCGCCCGGCATCATTTCTACCCGCGCGTGGTCTGCCCGCATTGCGGCGCCGACACGCTGCGCTGGACCGAGCCCAGCGGCCTGGGCGAGGTCTATTCCACCACCGTCGTGCGCAGCAAGGCGGGCGACTACACCGTCTGCCTGGTCGATCTGGCCGAAGGTCCGCGGCTGATGAGCCGCGTGGTGGACATGCCTGCGGACGCGGTGCATATCGGCCAGCCGGTGCGGGCCCGGATCGACACCGTGGACGGCGAGCCGTTGCTGGTGTTCGTCGCGCACTCGGGGGAACGGGCATGA
- a CDS encoding MFS transporter yields MDKQESGGWYFGWNIVGAATVLTLLTVGLRMGIGPFFLPMADGLGFSRSLLSGIVAIGMLCYGLGMPLAGYLVSTRGTRFVLLTGTAIVVASSIWTVFARGPFEFLLSFGVALSIGLAFTSPVALTPVISRWFTRQRGMALFFLSTGSMAGIALMTPTLTFAISAVGWRETLLGFAALFAVLTVPVAILVMRDEAPEHTDLLPHQIIEKSASAKPAAKSAPPKLGDALRTLPFWQVALGLFACGFSMNLLGTHGMPMLMDHGFDATTSSLGIGLIGLVAIFSTLVLGRMSDQVERRNILAAIYLVRGLGFFALVMVGAHWELYAAATIGGIVWAGSIALSSAILADIYGIRLVGVLYGLTYLGHQVGGMISSWLGGWAFETFGTHWVAFGSAGVLLLMAALISLRLPSRGVLRSPRAVAAGGR; encoded by the coding sequence TTGGACAAGCAAGAGTCGGGCGGCTGGTATTTCGGCTGGAACATTGTCGGCGCCGCCACGGTACTCACCCTGTTGACGGTCGGCCTGCGCATGGGCATCGGGCCGTTCTTCCTGCCCATGGCGGACGGGCTGGGTTTTTCGCGCAGCCTGCTGTCGGGCATCGTGGCGATCGGCATGCTGTGCTACGGGCTGGGCATGCCTCTGGCGGGCTATCTCGTCAGCACGCGCGGCACGCGCTTTGTGCTGCTGACCGGCACGGCGATCGTCGTGGCGTCCTCCATCTGGACCGTGTTTGCGCGCGGGCCCTTTGAATTCCTGCTGTCCTTTGGCGTGGCGCTGTCCATCGGCCTGGCCTTCACCAGCCCGGTGGCGCTGACGCCGGTGATCAGCCGCTGGTTCACGCGGCAGCGCGGCATGGCGCTGTTCTTCCTGTCCACGGGTTCGATGGCCGGTATCGCGCTCATGACTCCCACGCTGACCTTCGCGATCTCGGCGGTGGGCTGGCGCGAAACGCTGCTGGGCTTTGCGGCGCTGTTCGCGGTGCTGACCGTGCCGGTGGCGATCCTGGTCATGCGCGACGAGGCCCCGGAGCATACCGACCTGCTGCCTCACCAGATCATCGAGAAATCGGCTTCCGCCAAGCCGGCGGCCAAGTCGGCCCCGCCCAAGCTGGGTGACGCCTTGCGTACTCTGCCGTTCTGGCAGGTCGCGCTGGGCCTGTTCGCCTGTGGCTTCAGCATGAACCTGCTGGGCACGCATGGCATGCCCATGCTGATGGACCATGGCTTTGACGCCACCACCAGCTCGCTCGGGATAGGCCTGATCGGCCTGGTCGCCATCTTCAGCACACTGGTGCTGGGACGCATGTCCGATCAGGTCGAGCGGCGCAACATCCTTGCCGCCATCTATCTGGTGCGGGGCCTGGGCTTTTTCGCGCTGGTCATGGTGGGCGCGCATTGGGAACTGTATGCGGCGGCCACCATCGGCGGCATCGTGTGGGCGGGCAGCATCGCCTTGTCGTCCGCGATCCTGGCCGATATCTACGGCATCCGCCTGGTGGGCGTGCTGTACGGCCTGACCTATCTGGGCCACCAGGTGGGCGGCATGATCAGTTCGTGGCTGGGGGGCTGGGCCTTCGAGACCTTCGGCACGCACTGGGTGGCCTTCGGTTCGGCGGGCGTGCTGCTGTTGATGGCCGCGCTGATTTCCCTGCGCCTGCCGTCGCGCGGCGTCCTGCGGTCGCCGCGCGCGGTCGCGGCCGGGGGGCGCTAA